A window from Gossypium raimondii isolate GPD5lz chromosome 7, ASM2569854v1, whole genome shotgun sequence encodes these proteins:
- the LOC105798692 gene encoding probable indole-3-pyruvate monooxygenase YUCCA8: protein MTMENLFRLVDQDQDFFQRKWTLVNGPVIVGAGPSGLATAACLKEQGVPFVVLERADCIASLWQKRTYDRLKLHLPKQFCQLPKLPFPQDFPEYPTKRQFIEYLESYAKHFDINPKFNECVQSARYDETSGFWRVKTIVTSDSNKTEFEYVCRSLVVATGENAECVLPDIEGLSEFGGEVIHACDYKSGEKFKGQKVLVVGCGNSGMEVSLDLCNHNASPSMVVRSSVHVLPREIFGKSTFELAVLMMKWLPLWLVDKLMLILAWLVLGNIEKYGLKRPSTGPLELKNTKGKTPVLDIGALEKIRSGDINVVPGIKRFSRGQVELVNGEKLDIDSVVLATGYRSNVPSWLQEGEFFSKNGYPKASFPHEWKGKAGLYAAGFTRRGLSGASSDAMRIAQDIAQVFKDETKQLRMRTVARHRRCISLSQF, encoded by the exons ATGACAATGGAGAATTTGTTTCGCCTTGTTGATCAAGACCAAGATTTCTTTCAGCGTAAATGGACTTTGGTCAATGGTCCGGTCATTGTTGGTGCCGGACCATCAGGGCTAGCCACTGCTGCTTGCCTGAAAGAACAAGGGGTCCCCTTTGTTGTCCTCGAAAGAGCCGATTGCATTGCATCTTTGTGGCAGAAACGCACCTACGACAGGCTAAAGCTTCACCTTCCCAAACAATTCTGCCAACTCCCTAAACTACCTTTCCCTCAGGATTTCCCCGAGTACCCAACAAAGAGACAGTTCATTGAGTACCTTGAATCATATGCTAAGCATTTTGATATCAACCCAAAGTTCAATGAGTGTGTGCAGTCAGCTAGGTATGATGAGACCAGTGGTTTCTGGAGGGTCAAGACCATTGTTACAAGTGATTCAAACAAGACTGAGTTCGAATACGTTTGCCGCTCGCTTGTTGTGGCCACTGGTGAAAATGCCGAGTGTGTGTTGCCCGATATTGAAGGATTGTCAGAATTTGGTGGTGAAGTTATCCATGCTTGTGATTACAAGTCTGGTGAAAAATTCAAGGGGCAGAAAGTACTAGTTGTCGGCTGTGGCAACTCTGGCATGGAAGTTTCTCTTGATCTGTGCAACCACAATGCTTCACCTTCAATGGTGGTTCGCAGCTCG GTTCATGTCCTGCCAAGAGAAATTTTTGGGAAATCAACATTCGAATTGGCTGTTTTGATGATGAAATGGCTACCCCTTTGGCTTGTTGACAAGCTAATGTTGATTTTGGCATGGTTGGTGTTGGGAAACATTGAGAAATATGGACTTAAAAGGCCATCAACGGGTCCCTTGGAACTCAAGAACACAAAAGGGAAAACCCCTGTATTGGACATTGGTGCATTGGAGAAAATTAGATCAGGTGACATTAATGTGGTTCCTGGAATCAAGCGTTTCTCACGTGGACAAGTTGAGCTTGTTAATGGCGAAAAACTTGATATCGATTCAGTTGTGTTGGCTACCGGATACCGCAGCAATGTTCCCTCATGGCTTCAG GAAGGTGAATTCTTCTCCAAAAATGGGTACCCAAAGGCTTCATTCCCACATGAGTGGAAAGGAAAAGCTGGACTTTATGCAGCTGGGTTCACAAGGAGAGGGCTCTCAGGTGCTTCCTCTGATGCCATGAGGATTGCACAAGATATTGCCCAGGTCTTTAAAGATGAAACTAAGCAGCTCAGAATGAGAACTGTTGCTCGCCATAGACGCTGCATTTCACTTTCACAGTTCTAA